From Candidatus Polarisedimenticolia bacterium, the proteins below share one genomic window:
- a CDS encoding TolC family protein, which yields MEEALRLSDKSPVAASLGLEVDRAQAEVRASGLWPNPEVFVSREEALGTVDRFATLALPLPLTGRLSLERSAARSALKATEARTRLARVRLVRARVREAFLELLVSQARSSSLATGFSRLSELVEVLRAREKEGEASGFDRMRAERERAEFQADLLESQGQVVRPRAELAALVGLPSESLVAEGNVETAPSLPSLEEARVAVATRGDLLALDAETERTDYLARAARRRAIPEPSLTLGAKTTEVANEADTGSVAAISIPIPLFDHGQGSRAIARAEGALLRSQREALSRQALAEAEAALAQAAARREAAESYAAADADELIRIARAAYDVGEMRILELLDAYRTAIHVSLRTIDLYGEARRAEIELDRALGAEVVR from the coding sequence TTGGAAGAGGCGCTTCGGCTCTCGGACAAGTCCCCCGTGGCGGCCTCGCTCGGTCTGGAGGTCGACCGTGCCCAGGCCGAGGTTCGCGCCAGCGGGTTATGGCCGAACCCCGAGGTTTTCGTTTCGCGCGAGGAAGCTCTTGGGACCGTAGATCGATTTGCAACACTGGCGCTGCCGCTCCCGTTGACTGGAAGACTCTCCCTGGAAAGGTCCGCGGCCAGAAGCGCCCTCAAGGCGACGGAGGCTCGAACTCGGCTGGCCCGGGTGAGGCTGGTCCGGGCCCGTGTGCGGGAAGCGTTCCTGGAGCTTCTCGTATCGCAGGCGCGGAGTTCCAGTCTCGCAACCGGATTCTCCCGGTTGAGCGAGCTGGTCGAGGTACTGAGAGCTCGCGAGAAGGAGGGGGAAGCCTCCGGCTTCGACCGGATGCGCGCCGAGAGAGAACGAGCCGAGTTTCAGGCTGACCTTCTGGAATCCCAAGGGCAAGTAGTCCGGCCGAGAGCTGAGCTTGCCGCTCTGGTGGGCCTCCCTTCGGAGAGCCTGGTGGCCGAAGGGAACGTCGAGACGGCCCCATCCCTTCCCAGCCTGGAGGAAGCCCGAGTCGCGGTCGCAACTCGCGGAGACCTGCTCGCACTCGACGCGGAAACGGAGCGGACGGATTACCTGGCCCGAGCCGCTCGCCGCCGCGCCATTCCGGAACCTTCTCTCACCCTGGGAGCCAAGACGACCGAAGTCGCGAACGAAGCGGACACCGGAAGTGTTGCGGCGATTTCGATTCCCATTCCACTCTTCGATCACGGCCAGGGGTCCCGCGCCATCGCCCGAGCCGAAGGAGCGCTGCTTCGCTCCCAGCGTGAAGCGCTGTCAAGGCAGGCGCTGGCTGAGGCCGAAGCGGCGCTTGCCCAGGCCGCCGCTCGTCGTGAGGCTGCAGAATCCTACGCGGCCGCCGACGCTGACGAGCTGATCCGAATCGCCAGAGCCGCATACGACGTGGGAGAAATGCGGATCCTGGAGCTGCTGGATGCCTACCGGACAGCCATCCATGTCAGCCTGAGGACCATCGACCTGTACGGAGAGGCCCGACGAGCAGAGATAGAGCTGGATCGGGCCTTGGGAGCGGAGGTGGTCCGATGA
- a CDS encoding efflux RND transporter periplasmic adaptor subunit has product MSWARASTWALVLTIASATGCRQASEAPPNRELPKADSRIVVLSEEVLRAAGVKVVPVSREAFHPHVVASGVIKPDAQKSVAIRARVAGRIVQVLADVGQRVKAGQSLALIEGPEVTAALSRHRTAAARAAASRKASERAERLLELKAMSRAEVEARKAEAEATEAEAGAARQDLARLGLNPDSVTDSDSPSQFSVPSPLAGVVLERAISPGLLVEKDAALFTIADLSRVWAVADVYEKDLGQIQEEGDVEVATDAYPGEVFTGRIALIEPALDESSRTAHVRIVLDNRSGKLRPGLFVTVAVPLRGASEIEATAVPAGAVQKISSLPVVFVQVQPGRFELRPVETGREAHGMIEIRHGLHEGEQVVAEGAFVLKSELLKGTIEGED; this is encoded by the coding sequence ATGAGTTGGGCTAGAGCCTCGACGTGGGCCCTGGTCTTGACGATTGCCTCCGCCACTGGCTGCCGACAGGCCTCGGAAGCTCCCCCGAACAGAGAACTCCCAAAAGCCGACTCGCGGATCGTGGTCTTGTCCGAGGAGGTGCTGAGGGCCGCCGGTGTCAAGGTCGTTCCAGTCTCCCGGGAAGCGTTCCATCCTCACGTGGTGGCCAGCGGTGTCATCAAGCCGGACGCCCAGAAGAGCGTAGCGATCAGGGCCCGAGTCGCCGGCCGCATTGTCCAGGTGCTCGCGGATGTCGGGCAGCGTGTCAAAGCTGGACAGTCCCTGGCTCTCATTGAGGGGCCAGAGGTCACTGCGGCCCTCTCCCGGCATCGGACTGCCGCGGCTCGGGCTGCGGCTTCCCGGAAGGCTTCCGAACGGGCGGAGAGACTTCTGGAATTGAAGGCGATGAGCCGAGCGGAGGTGGAGGCCCGGAAGGCCGAAGCCGAGGCGACGGAAGCGGAGGCCGGCGCGGCCAGGCAGGACTTGGCCCGCCTGGGCCTCAATCCTGACTCCGTAACCGATTCCGACTCGCCTTCCCAGTTTTCCGTGCCCTCGCCCCTCGCGGGGGTCGTTTTGGAAAGAGCCATTTCCCCCGGGCTCTTGGTGGAGAAGGACGCTGCGCTCTTCACGATCGCCGACCTTTCGCGGGTCTGGGCGGTGGCCGACGTCTACGAAAAGGACCTGGGCCAAATTCAAGAAGAAGGCGACGTCGAGGTGGCGACCGATGCGTATCCGGGCGAAGTGTTCACCGGGCGGATCGCTCTTATCGAACCTGCCTTGGATGAATCCAGCCGGACCGCCCATGTCCGGATCGTTCTGGACAACCGGAGCGGTAAGCTCCGCCCCGGCCTCTTCGTGACGGTGGCCGTTCCCCTTCGGGGCGCTTCGGAGATCGAAGCAACCGCCGTTCCCGCCGGAGCGGTCCAGAAAATCTCCAGCCTGCCGGTCGTCTTCGTCCAGGTACAGCCGGGCCGGTTCGAGCTGCGACCGGTCGAGACGGGTCGCGAGGCTCACGGCATGATCGAGATCCGGCACGGTCTTCATGAGGGGGAGCAGGTCGTCGCCGAAGGGGCTTTCGTCCTGAAATCGGAGCTCCTCAAGGGAACCATAGAAGGGGAAGACTGA
- a CDS encoding CusA/CzcA family heavy metal efflux RND transporter yields MIERLIGLSLRNRLGVTMAAIVLVALGWVALTQLPIDAMPDVTTVQVQILTKAPALGPVEVEQFITRPVENAMSGLPSLEQIRSTSRYGLSAVTVVFREGTDIYFARNLVEQRLSAAQEAIPPGIDRPEMGPITTGLGEVFHFVLEGEGFSAMELRTILDWDIAYRLRSVPGVVEVNTWGGQAKQYQVLVDPTRLLAYRLTLPQVFEAVERNNLNRGGGIIEKGGEGYIVRGEGMVSGIEDLEKVVIGVTSEGTPILVKHVGEVREGPMLRIGGATRDGAGETVVGMVLMLEGENARLVVDQVKKALTEIQPSLPKGVRIVPYYDRQSLVSRVIATVSRNLIEGGLLVIAVLLLLLGNLRGGLIVASAIPLSMLVAFIGMGRARISGNLMSLGAIDFGLIVDGSVVMVENILRVLSGKRLTDEEREETIAHAAKEVGRPIVFAVGIILIVYLPILTLSGIEGKMFRPMAWTVVFAVAGSLLLSLTLVPVLCSFLLRGKIEEKETWLLGLAHRAYRPVLDQAMTHPLLTMAFAASLFVLSLAAGTFLGAEFVPRLDEGDIVIQASRLPSVSLSQSLASTTEIEKILRPFPEVQTVVSRTGSPEIATDVMGIDLSDVFVILRPRREWRPGMNRERLIATMHDALEKGVPGNVFSFTQPIEMRFNELIAGTKSDLAVKVFGDNLDVLALKGRELAAILAKIPGAADVKVEQTAGLPMVRVRVNRDRIARFGVRVEDVLAAVEAARSGRVVGSVLEGRRRFDIAVRLAEGIAADPHALGGVPVGAPDGRLIPLAQLADISIEEGPAQISREQIERRIVVEGNVRGRDMAGFVAEARAAVAAKLHLPSGYYATWGGQFEHFEAATRRLMVAVPLALFLIFALLYGAFGSHRPALLIFLNVPFATTGGILALLVRGMPFSISAGVGFIALFGVAVLNGVVLVSFARKLQEESGLGPGDAAREAAMVRLRPVLTTALVASLGFVPMALATGSGAEVQRPLATVVIGGLVSSTLLTLVVVPALYRWFAPRMPASGI; encoded by the coding sequence ATGATCGAGCGCCTCATCGGCCTCTCCCTTCGGAACCGCCTCGGCGTGACGATGGCGGCGATCGTTCTCGTCGCCCTGGGCTGGGTAGCCCTCACTCAGCTCCCCATCGACGCGATGCCCGACGTGACGACCGTTCAAGTCCAGATCCTGACCAAAGCTCCCGCTCTAGGGCCCGTCGAGGTCGAGCAGTTCATCACCCGGCCCGTGGAGAACGCGATGAGCGGGCTTCCGAGCCTCGAGCAGATTCGATCCACGTCGCGCTACGGGCTCTCGGCCGTGACGGTCGTTTTCCGGGAGGGCACCGACATCTATTTCGCCCGGAATCTCGTCGAGCAGCGCTTGTCGGCGGCGCAGGAGGCTATTCCTCCAGGGATTGATCGCCCCGAGATGGGGCCGATCACGACGGGTCTCGGCGAGGTGTTCCATTTCGTTTTGGAGGGAGAGGGGTTCTCGGCCATGGAGCTCCGAACGATTCTGGACTGGGACATCGCGTACCGCCTGCGGAGCGTTCCGGGCGTCGTGGAGGTGAACACGTGGGGTGGACAGGCCAAACAGTACCAGGTCCTGGTCGACCCGACGCGGCTTCTCGCCTACCGGCTCACGCTGCCGCAGGTCTTTGAGGCGGTGGAGCGGAACAACCTGAATCGCGGCGGTGGAATCATCGAGAAGGGGGGCGAGGGGTACATCGTCCGGGGCGAGGGAATGGTCTCGGGGATCGAAGACTTGGAGAAGGTCGTCATCGGAGTCACCTCGGAAGGGACGCCCATTCTCGTGAAGCACGTCGGCGAAGTCCGGGAGGGCCCTATGCTTCGCATTGGCGGAGCCACTCGGGACGGAGCGGGCGAAACGGTGGTGGGGATGGTCTTGATGCTCGAGGGTGAGAATGCTCGGCTGGTGGTGGACCAGGTCAAGAAGGCCTTGACCGAGATTCAGCCCTCCCTTCCCAAGGGAGTCCGCATCGTTCCTTACTATGACCGGCAGAGCCTCGTCTCCCGTGTCATCGCCACCGTCTCGCGGAACCTGATCGAGGGCGGGCTCCTCGTCATTGCCGTCCTGCTCCTTCTCCTGGGCAACCTGCGCGGCGGGCTGATCGTGGCGTCGGCGATTCCCCTCTCGATGCTGGTGGCCTTCATCGGCATGGGGCGCGCGAGGATCTCCGGAAACCTGATGAGCCTGGGAGCCATCGATTTCGGTCTGATCGTGGATGGATCCGTCGTGATGGTCGAGAACATTCTCCGGGTACTGTCCGGTAAGAGGCTGACCGACGAAGAACGCGAGGAGACCATCGCCCATGCGGCCAAAGAAGTGGGACGCCCTATCGTCTTCGCGGTCGGCATCATCCTCATCGTGTACCTGCCGATCCTGACCTTGAGCGGGATCGAAGGGAAGATGTTCAGGCCGATGGCCTGGACCGTGGTCTTCGCCGTGGCGGGATCGCTGCTCCTCTCCCTGACGCTGGTCCCGGTCCTCTGCTCATTCCTTTTGCGCGGCAAGATCGAGGAAAAGGAGACGTGGCTCCTGGGTTTGGCGCACCGAGCCTACCGGCCCGTTCTGGACCAGGCGATGACTCACCCACTGCTCACGATGGCCTTTGCCGCCTCTCTCTTCGTCTTGTCGCTTGCCGCCGGGACATTCCTGGGGGCCGAGTTCGTCCCTCGGCTTGACGAAGGCGATATCGTCATCCAGGCCTCACGGCTTCCCAGTGTCTCGCTCAGCCAGTCCCTGGCCTCCACGACCGAGATTGAGAAGATCCTGCGGCCCTTCCCCGAGGTCCAGACGGTCGTTTCCCGGACCGGAAGTCCTGAAATCGCCACCGACGTGATGGGAATCGACCTTTCCGACGTATTCGTCATACTGAGGCCCCGGCGCGAGTGGCGGCCCGGAATGAACCGTGAACGCCTGATCGCCACGATGCACGATGCGCTCGAAAAGGGAGTGCCTGGGAACGTCTTCAGCTTCACGCAACCCATCGAGATGCGCTTCAACGAATTGATCGCCGGCACCAAGAGCGACCTGGCCGTGAAAGTCTTCGGCGATAACCTTGACGTCCTGGCGCTGAAGGGACGCGAGCTGGCTGCCATTCTGGCGAAGATTCCGGGGGCCGCCGACGTGAAGGTGGAGCAGACGGCGGGGCTTCCGATGGTGCGAGTCCGGGTCAACCGGGATCGGATCGCCCGTTTCGGCGTGAGGGTCGAGGACGTCCTTGCGGCCGTGGAAGCGGCCCGCAGCGGACGTGTTGTGGGGAGCGTCCTGGAGGGAAGGCGGCGGTTCGACATCGCGGTTCGCCTGGCCGAGGGGATCGCCGCCGACCCCCACGCGCTCGGAGGCGTTCCCGTCGGAGCTCCCGACGGACGACTCATCCCTCTGGCGCAGCTGGCCGACATCAGCATCGAGGAGGGTCCGGCCCAGATCAGCCGGGAGCAGATCGAGCGGCGCATCGTGGTGGAGGGTAACGTACGCGGCCGCGATATGGCCGGTTTCGTCGCCGAGGCTCGCGCCGCCGTGGCCGCGAAGCTCCATCTGCCGTCCGGCTACTACGCAACCTGGGGCGGACAGTTCGAACATTTTGAAGCGGCGACCCGGCGTCTGATGGTCGCCGTGCCGCTTGCTCTCTTCTTGATCTTTGCGCTCCTCTATGGAGCCTTCGGCTCGCACCGACCCGCGCTTCTCATCTTCCTGAACGTTCCTTTCGCGACCACAGGCGGGATCCTGGCCCTGCTCGTCCGGGGTATGCCTTTCAGCATCTCCGCCGGCGTCGGATTCATCGCCCTTTTTGGAGTGGCGGTCCTGAACGGCGTGGTCCTGGTCTCCTTCGCGCGCAAACTGCAAGAGGAGAGCGGTCTGGGGCCCGGCG